The Littorina saxatilis isolate snail1 linkage group LG15, US_GU_Lsax_2.0, whole genome shotgun sequence genome contains a region encoding:
- the LOC138947986 gene encoding uncharacterized protein yields MSDDSSPAHNFRKSTIAAQLARKQPADKSLPIVTTDKKGRKTLTVGNDREEVIDSLPIPADEEESVHLSLQVDSNRNDEEVDPQACTDVSPVNMSQSTSVDPLELTRQLMAEGQLLGLEGAELRAFVLDQKEKQQTLDREERERDAERQERDAERQFQLEQLKIQNANQEGNRNNNSPGRIREDDGFKPKIPFLDDRDDIESWFHQFEHYARDCNLSDAAKASRVVYFLKGKARVIFSKLNEEDANDYDTLKHALYEGFQLTSEDYRKKFRQTKKSATDTYKEHITKLERYLDKWVELAECDQDVKDLKDLLVREQVLDTLPPDLAVHIRDRDPKSAKEIGMIANTYQQSRSNVKTSSTYVKPEKRRSPQEETRIAAPSTKPANQTLKAKLSDAEREKLRASGCCFICKLQGHVSRFCPNKRDTAGAVSSKKDTLETPILLEKLCGNCKEKKCAEVVPVKLNGTIVNALRDTGCTGIIVSKKFVPKEAYSAKMKETTLAEKDSKKMYHTAVVHIDSPYFDSETEVTVMDDPIYPVLIGKWYGLGKEKKLTPTYPVRDPAWYPGTAAAVTTRAQATEDAQKPSCSHKQGVKEEERLYSPADLKREQASDPSLKTIRQFANSPEGINGIRYSYKKEILYRTTKDRHGNDRSLVIVPKKLRNKVLSFGHDHPMAGHLGQRKTSDRIRAEFWWPGCAGDIRRYCLSCDTCQRTAPKSQTKKVPLGRMPPISSVFKRVAVDIIGPVKPMSESKKQYILVSVDYATRYPEAVALKNIQADTVAEALWEMWTRLGIPDEVITDQGTQFTSHLMKEVNDFLSIKHHMTAPFHPQANGLVERFNSTLKSMLKKEAPQESMGFSPFELLYGRSVKGPMQVLRQTWTKEEISGEQKTTAEYVVNLRNRIEETCNVARENLKKAASKQAHFFNKKTKPRTLEVGKRVLLLRPVKNNKLELTWSGPYKVVEKLNEFDYKIQVGRRTRIYHINLIKEYQERELSSATPNPSSSAQASVPASNEEESDEEDGGEEVVAVVMEEDNTMDDDIFKYDTQKMLPLLETQRTENVKNIHFDEKLDEAKVKEAKMICEEFEEFLTDVPKTTNLEKCSIEVTEKKPVFVKPRPIPHAKVETAEKEIEEMLKPHVIEPAKCSHTSSPYVLSPGRTTTVQII; encoded by the exons TCACCTGTAAATATGTCTCAGTCCACAAGTGTAGATCCGCTAGAGTTGACTAGACAGCTAATGGCCGAAGGACAGTTGTTGGGGTTAGAAGGAGCCGAGTTACGTGCATTTGTTCTTGATCAGAAAGAGAAGCAACAAACTCTTGATCGCGAAGAACGAGAACGCGATGCTGAACGACAAGAACGTGACGCTGAACGACAATTCCAACTGGAACAGTTGAAAATCCAGAACGCCAACCAAGAGggcaacaggaacaacaactcACCAGGACGTATACGCgaagatgatggtttcaagccCAAGATTCCTTTTCTAGACGACCGTGATGACATCGAGAGTTGGTTCCATCAGTTCGAGCATTATGCTCGAGACTGTAACCTGAGTGATGCAGCAAAAGCTTCACGTGTAGTGTACTTTCTGAAGGGTAAGGCGAGAGTCATCTTCTCAAAGCTGAACGAGGAAGACGCTAATGACTACGACACTCTCAAACACGCTTTGTATGAGGGCTTCCAACTCACTAGCGAAGATTATAGAAAGAAGTTTCGCCAAACCAAGAAAAGCGCCACTGACACGTATAAAGAGCACATCACGAAGCTAGAACGGTATCTAGACAAATGGGTGGAATTAGCAGAATGCGACCAAGATGTAAAAGATCTCAAAGATTTGTTGGTCCGTGAGCAGGTGTTAGACACCCTTCCTCCTGACCTCGCCGTTCACATTAGGGATAGAGACCCTAAGAGCGCCAAAGAGATTGGGATGATAGCCAACACATATCAACAATCTAGATCGAACGTCAAAACTTCATCAACGTACGTCAAGCCTGAAAAACGTCGTTCTccccaagaagaaacaagaatagCTGCTCCATCAACAAAACCCGCAAATCAAACTCTAAAGGCAAAGTTGAGTGAcgccgagagagagaaactgcgaGCATCTggatgttgtttcatttgtaaATTGCAAGGGCATGTCTCTCGTTTTTGTCCAAACAAGAGAGACACAGCAGGTGCAGTTTCATCGAAGAAAgatacacttgagacaccgATCCTCTTAGAAAAACTTTGCGGAAATTGCAAGGAAAAGAAATGTGCCGAAGTGGTACCAGTGAAGCTGAATGGAACAATTGTCAACGCTTTGAGAGACACTGGATGTACTGGTATCATTGTCAGCAAAAAGTTTGTGCCAAAGGAGGCATATTCAGCGAAAATGAAGGAGACTACTCTGGCAGAGAAAGACTCCAAGAAGATGTACCACACCGCCGTGGTGCACATCGATTCACCCTACTTTGACTCCGAGACAGAAGTAACGGTGATGGACGACCCAATTTACCCTGTCCTCATAGGTAAATGGTATGGACTAGGTAAAGAGAAGAAATTGACTCCCACATATCCTGTTCGAGACCCAGCATGGTACCCTGGGACAGCAGCTGCTGTTACCACGAGAGCACAAGCGACAGAGGACGCCCAGAAACCAAGCTGCAGCCACAAACAGGGAgtcaaggaagaagaaagactgTATTCGCCAGCTGATCTGAAGAGAGAACAGGCAAGTGACCCTTCGTTGAAGACCATCAGGCAATTTGCCAACTCTCCAGAAGGGATCAATGGGATACGGTATTCatacaagaaagaaatcctGTATAGAACAACGAAAGATCGCCACGGAAACGACCGTTCACTAGTAATCGTTCCGAAGAAACTCAGGAACAAAGTTCTTTCATTTGGTCACGATCACCCCATGGCAGGACACTTAGGTCAAAGAAAAACATCTGACCGAATTAGAGCAGAATTCTGGTGGCCAGGGTGTGCAGGAGACATTCGTAGGTATTGCTTGTCCTGTGATACATGCCAAAGAACTGCACCGAAAAGTCAGACGAAGAAAGTCCCTCTGGGAAGGATGCCACCCATCAGTTCAGTTTTCAAGAGAGTTGCGGTGGATATCATCGGCCCGGTCAAACCTATGTCGGAGAGCAAGAAACAATACATCTTGGTATCTGTTGACTACGCTACCCGATACCCCGAAGCCGTAGCCCTGAAAAACATCCAAGCAGACACCGTAGCTGAAGCTCTCTGGGAGATGTGGACTAGATTGGGAATCCCAGATGAAGTGATAACGGACCAAGGCACACAGTTCACCAGCCACCTGATGAAAGAAGTGAACGACTTTCTCAGCATCAAACACCATATGACTGCACCGTTTCACCCTCAAGCGAATGGTTTGGTCGAAAGGTTCAACTCCACactgaagagcatgctgaaaaa AGAAGCTCCACAAGAAAGCATGGGATTTTCGCCGTTTGAGCTGCTGTATGGGAGATCTGTCAAAGGACCCATGCAAGTGCTGCGCCAAACATGGACCAAAGAAGAAATCTCAGGGGAGCAGAAGACTACAGCGGAATACGTAGTCAACCTCAGGAACAGAATAGAAGAAACGTGCAACGTAGCACGTGAGAACCTGAAGAaagcggccagcaagcaagccCATTTCTTCAACAAGAAAACGAAACCAAGGACGCTAGAAGTCGGAAAACGTGTTCTACTTCTACGCCCTGTGAAGAACAACAAGCTGGAACTTACATGGTCAGGTCCCTACAAGGTTGTGGAAAAGTTGAATGAATTCGACTACAAGATCCAAGTTGGCAGAAGAACACGGATCTACCACATCAACCTCATCAAAGAGTACCAAGAACGGGAATTGAGTTCTGCCACTCCCAATCCCAGTTCATCTGCCCAAGCGAGTGTTCCTGCTtcaaacgaagaagaaagtgaCGAAGAAGACGGAGGAGAAGAGGTCGTGGCTGTTGTCATGGAAGAGGACAACACGATGGACGATGACATCTTCAAGTATGACACTCAGAAGATGTTACCCCTCCTAGAAACTCAAAGAACCGAAAATGTGAAGAACATCCATTTCGACGAGAAATTGGACGAGGCAAAGGTCAAGGAGGCGAAGATGATCTGTGAAGAATTTGAAGAGTTCCTAACAGATGTTCCAAAGACGACGAACCTGGAAAAATGTTCCATTGAAGTGACAGAGAAGAAACCAGTCTTTGTGAAACCCCGACCCATACCTCACGCCAAGGTAGAAACTGCCGAAAAGGAAATTGAAGAAATGCTGAAACCGCATGTCATCGAACCTGCAAAATGCAGCCATACGAGTTCACCGTACGTGTTATCCCCGGGAAGGACAACCACTGTGCAGATTATATGA